Proteins encoded by one window of Akkermansia muciniphila ATCC BAA-835:
- a CDS encoding OsmC family protein: MTDHYYTSETENVGQFRCETTFIPSNVTFSTDLPASFEGRAEFPSPGVLLGSTLASCMMSLVSVVAARKGVDLKGMRVLARAAESSKGIEKIELKVIMPLEGSHPLRAMLEKTALSCPVRQALRPDLETPIEWEWK; this comes from the coding sequence ATGACTGATCATTATTACACCTCCGAAACGGAGAACGTCGGACAATTCCGCTGCGAAACCACCTTTATTCCTTCCAACGTCACGTTTTCCACGGACCTGCCCGCTTCTTTTGAAGGCCGCGCAGAATTCCCCTCCCCCGGAGTTTTGCTCGGTTCCACGCTCGCCTCCTGCATGATGAGCCTGGTTTCCGTGGTCGCGGCCAGAAAAGGAGTGGATTTGAAAGGCATGCGCGTTCTGGCGCGTGCGGCGGAATCATCCAAGGGAATTGAAAAAATTGAACTGAAGGTAATCATGCCCCTGGAAGGCAGCCACCCTCTCCGCGCCATGCTGGAAAAAACCGCCTTGTCCTGCCCTGTGCGCCAGGCGCTGCGGCCCGATCTGGAAACGCCCATTGAATGGGAATGGAAGTAA
- a CDS encoding homoserine O-acetyltransferase family protein: protein MQLPAVQTKFLDLPNSFSLRNGATLDKVRVAYEQYGTLTPNKDNAILLFHALSGSQHAYGYNPEVPGIDSLWKPENHEGWWNSIIGPGKPLDTNCFCIICANYLGGCYGTTGPATPCPADGQPYGSRFPHVEAADQARLQALLLDSLGIERVHLMGPSVGGLIALSFACQFPERVRSFISIGSGYRASIEHRLSLFEQILAIELDPDFQGGDYYRGPAPKKGLAFARIIGHKSFVYQEGLEQRARKEVGGNYGLLTWMTPTRSTQSYMLHQGTKFAERFDANAYIRIADMWAEFDIRDHTPDGTFQTALEGFRRAGIPALIFSIDTDCCFRPAEQQDFAAQLEAAHIPTEFHTIASTKGHDSFLLEPELYAEPIRRILAARKPKGTA from the coding sequence ATGCAGCTTCCTGCCGTCCAAACCAAATTCCTGGATCTTCCCAACTCCTTCTCCCTGAGAAATGGAGCTACGCTGGACAAGGTTCGCGTCGCCTACGAACAATACGGAACCCTGACGCCGAATAAAGACAACGCCATCCTGCTGTTCCATGCTCTTTCCGGCAGCCAGCACGCCTACGGTTACAATCCGGAAGTCCCGGGCATCGATTCCCTCTGGAAACCGGAAAACCACGAGGGCTGGTGGAACAGCATCATCGGCCCCGGCAAGCCGCTGGACACAAACTGCTTCTGCATCATCTGCGCCAATTACCTGGGAGGCTGCTACGGCACCACAGGCCCCGCTACCCCCTGCCCTGCGGACGGCCAGCCCTACGGCTCCCGTTTCCCGCATGTGGAGGCCGCAGACCAGGCACGTCTCCAGGCCCTTCTGCTGGACAGCCTGGGCATAGAACGCGTTCATCTTATGGGCCCCTCCGTGGGCGGACTGATCGCCCTCAGCTTCGCGTGCCAGTTCCCGGAACGGGTCCGGAGCTTCATCTCCATCGGCTCCGGTTACCGGGCTTCCATTGAACACCGCCTGTCCCTGTTTGAACAAATCCTGGCCATTGAGCTTGACCCGGATTTCCAAGGCGGGGATTACTACCGGGGACCGGCGCCAAAAAAAGGGCTGGCGTTCGCCCGTATCATCGGCCACAAATCATTTGTTTACCAGGAGGGGCTGGAACAGCGCGCCAGAAAAGAGGTGGGAGGCAACTACGGCCTGCTCACGTGGATGACCCCCACCCGCAGCACGCAAAGCTACATGCTTCACCAGGGAACCAAGTTCGCGGAGCGCTTTGACGCCAACGCCTATATCCGTATTGCGGATATGTGGGCGGAGTTCGACATCCGCGACCACACCCCGGACGGAACATTTCAAACCGCCCTGGAAGGCTTCCGCCGCGCAGGGATTCCCGCGCTTATCTTTTCCATTGATACAGACTGCTGTTTCCGCCCGGCGGAACAGCAGGATTTCGCGGCGCAGCTTGAAGCCGCCCATATTCCCACGGAGTTCCATACCATCGCTTCCACCAAGGGACACGATTCCTTCCTGCTGGAGCCGGAGCTTTATGCGGAACCCATCCGGCGCATTCTGGCGGCAAGGAAGCCGAAGGGGACGGCGTAA
- the ykgO gene encoding type B 50S ribosomal protein L36, giving the protein MKVLSSLASMKRRHADCQIVKRKGTLYVICKSNPKFKARQGATAGTRLSKKGVK; this is encoded by the coding sequence ATGAAAGTTCTTTCTTCCTTAGCCTCTATGAAGCGCCGCCACGCAGACTGCCAAATCGTGAAGCGCAAGGGCACGCTGTATGTGATCTGCAAGAGCAATCCCAAGTTCAAGGCCCGCCAGGGCGCTACGGCAGGCACGCGCCTTTCCAAAAAGGGCGTCAAGTAA
- a CDS encoding glycosyltransferase family 9 protein, translating to MTDSSSPDSSPASRNTFAHHLGMKGFLLMEGLLKLVGMKTLYRLGRAAGAVAWHLLPQRRNIVERNLRIVLDPALRGKELQKLSRENFKRTIANFLCSAKTATLTDEQLKHCVTVGGHEQFAAPVLEGRGQVCAIAHSGNWEALARIRAFYPEVERYGSMYRQFDNPLMEEYVYQRRTERGTQMFSKEGGIKAPMKMLKEGGALGVLSDQFVWEGVYVPFFGKVTGTTPLPALLRKRAGADMVAIAVRTDAPGHWIADMGNVVDFSRSDGSLAGDTIEVNRGLETLIRESVLDVFWMHHRWKSVDRFAPQDKKTAALLENMELKPYRILVAVPRALDEALATVPLIRALKTVRCDMQVNIVCPSAQLGIWKTVPEVTHVLPHDSLKQLREALAADEFYNDGPLDLGVMLDGDMETLKALEPYGPMMFSGLDTHPGARKYKFRVKAPVLRAAPPAHRVQLYLQLGGLHGLDVATPSLFPVKKAAPAEDALILIAPFSRLGSASEWSREQWRELVSLLPGRTVLAALEEDRERAASLAEHLNVELAVGAPEALFPVMDGAAAAVAVDGDFPSLCSFRGLPVVTLFSTRLPDVYRPMGTFNRSLYSHQCCSPCFRKECDRDVPCNRHIAVREVLEALREISGKE from the coding sequence ATGACTGATTCTTCCTCTCCTGATTCCTCCCCGGCTTCCCGGAATACGTTTGCCCATCATTTGGGAATGAAAGGGTTTCTGCTCATGGAAGGGCTGTTGAAGCTCGTGGGCATGAAAACGCTGTACCGGCTGGGGCGCGCGGCAGGGGCCGTGGCGTGGCATCTGCTTCCCCAGCGCCGGAACATTGTGGAAAGGAATCTGCGCATCGTTTTGGATCCGGCCCTGCGCGGAAAGGAACTGCAGAAATTAAGCCGGGAAAATTTCAAAAGGACCATTGCCAATTTCCTGTGTTCCGCGAAGACGGCCACCCTGACGGATGAGCAGTTGAAGCATTGCGTGACGGTCGGAGGGCACGAACAGTTTGCCGCGCCTGTGCTGGAAGGGCGCGGGCAGGTTTGCGCCATAGCCCACTCCGGCAACTGGGAGGCGCTGGCGAGAATACGCGCATTTTACCCAGAGGTGGAGCGTTACGGGTCCATGTACCGCCAGTTTGACAATCCGCTGATGGAGGAATACGTGTACCAGCGGCGCACGGAACGTGGAACTCAGATGTTCTCCAAGGAGGGAGGCATCAAGGCTCCCATGAAAATGCTCAAGGAAGGGGGGGCCCTGGGCGTGCTGAGCGACCAGTTCGTATGGGAGGGGGTGTATGTCCCCTTTTTCGGCAAGGTGACCGGCACGACTCCGTTGCCCGCTCTGCTGAGAAAAAGGGCTGGCGCGGACATGGTGGCCATAGCGGTGCGCACGGATGCTCCTGGCCACTGGATAGCGGATATGGGGAATGTGGTGGATTTTTCCAGGTCGGACGGCTCTCTGGCAGGGGACACGATTGAAGTGAACAGGGGGCTGGAAACGTTGATCCGGGAATCCGTGCTGGATGTGTTCTGGATGCACCACCGCTGGAAATCCGTTGACCGCTTTGCCCCGCAGGATAAAAAAACGGCTGCGCTTCTGGAAAATATGGAGCTGAAGCCGTACCGCATTCTGGTAGCCGTTCCCAGGGCGCTGGATGAAGCCCTGGCGACTGTTCCCCTGATTCGTGCTTTGAAAACCGTCCGGTGCGACATGCAGGTGAACATCGTCTGCCCGTCTGCCCAGCTGGGGATATGGAAGACGGTGCCGGAAGTTACCCATGTGTTGCCGCACGACTCCCTGAAGCAGCTTCGGGAAGCTTTGGCAGCAGATGAATTTTACAATGACGGACCGCTGGATCTGGGTGTCATGCTGGATGGAGATATGGAAACCCTGAAAGCGCTGGAACCGTATGGCCCCATGATGTTTTCCGGGCTGGACACGCATCCCGGCGCCCGGAAGTACAAATTCCGGGTAAAGGCCCCCGTCCTGCGCGCCGCCCCCCCGGCGCACCGGGTGCAGCTTTATCTGCAATTGGGGGGGCTGCATGGGCTGGACGTCGCCACCCCGTCTTTGTTCCCTGTGAAAAAAGCGGCCCCGGCGGAAGACGCCCTCATTTTAATCGCTCCGTTTTCCCGCCTGGGGAGCGCCAGTGAATGGAGCAGGGAGCAGTGGAGGGAGCTGGTTTCCCTTTTGCCGGGACGGACGGTGCTGGCGGCTCTGGAAGAAGACCGGGAGCGTGCCGCCTCCCTGGCGGAACATTTGAATGTGGAGCTGGCGGTGGGTGCGCCGGAGGCTCTCTTTCCCGTCATGGACGGCGCTGCGGCGGCAGTAGCCGTGGATGGCGACTTTCCGTCCCTCTGTTCTTTCCGGGGGCTTCCGGTGGTGACTCTGTTTTCCACCCGGCTTCCGGATGTTTACCGCCCTATGGGCACATTCAACCGTTCCCTTTACAGCCACCAGTGCTGTTCTCCCTGCTTCCGGAAGGAATGTGACCGGGATGTTCCCTGCAACCGCCACATTGCCGTGCGGGAAGTACTGGAAGCCTTGCGGGAAATTTCCGGGAAAGAATAA